The following are encoded together in the Variovorax sp. PBS-H4 genome:
- a CDS encoding hydantoinase/oxoprolinase family protein, translating into MQVGVEIGGTFTDLVWLQEDGTVATGKVPSTPGNIHQAVLDAVRTASVPLAKVDQFSHGSTVATNALLTRRGSSTGLVTTLGFRDVVEIGTHDRVGNIYTAFYRKPKAPVLRRNVCEVDERINASGKVTQPLDLDAAWATIRPMIEQGVSSLAICLLNAYRNPEHEARLAAMLRERAPELEVFASHEVSPEFREYERTVTTTVNAFVGPVVKGYVDRLAAGLASDGYKGALRLMQSNGGIMPAAAAGSNAVRMLLSGPAAGVRAAIWFARRNDIQDILTLDMGGTSTDVAVAPKLEPRIVSELTVDGLPIRTTAVDMATVGAGGGSIASIDAGGFLNVGPASAGAVPGPACYDRGGKLPTVTDAQVIAGLLRPARFFGGRMALRADLATEALESLQLPGTVGEKADAILRMVNSNMAAAVRLVSTSRGIDPRDFTLLAYGGGGPVHGAMVADEVGMGRVLIPWSPGISSAFGLLVADLIVDVVRAKMEPLSDVSLDDESVAQVKALCTAEADKLDLPPDSYTVDVGADLRYTGQGFEITVWSAHGAATATQLRELFEAEHARRYGYARSSLSMQVVNLRGRIVRKNAAQLTTPVAAASGAEREMQDIVFAGETRSAIFMPRAALAPGQSIAGPAVLEENTSTVVVPPTWTATCLPSGDLMLEKSA; encoded by the coding sequence ATGCAAGTAGGAGTCGAGATCGGTGGCACCTTCACCGATCTGGTGTGGTTGCAGGAAGACGGCACGGTCGCCACGGGCAAGGTGCCCTCGACCCCCGGGAACATTCATCAGGCGGTGCTCGACGCCGTGCGCACGGCCAGCGTTCCGCTCGCCAAGGTCGATCAGTTCTCGCACGGCTCGACGGTCGCGACCAACGCGTTGCTGACGCGGCGCGGCAGCTCCACCGGCCTGGTCACCACCTTGGGTTTCCGCGACGTGGTGGAGATCGGCACGCACGACCGCGTCGGCAACATCTACACGGCCTTCTATCGCAAGCCCAAGGCACCGGTGCTGCGCCGCAACGTGTGCGAGGTGGACGAGCGCATCAACGCGAGCGGCAAGGTCACGCAGCCGCTCGATCTCGACGCCGCTTGGGCGACCATCCGGCCGATGATCGAGCAGGGCGTGAGCTCGCTGGCCATCTGCCTGCTCAACGCCTACCGCAACCCCGAGCACGAGGCCCGGCTTGCCGCGATGCTGCGCGAGCGCGCGCCGGAGCTGGAAGTGTTCGCGAGCCATGAGGTGTCGCCGGAGTTCCGCGAATACGAGCGCACCGTGACGACCACGGTCAATGCCTTCGTCGGCCCGGTCGTCAAGGGCTATGTCGACCGTCTGGCGGCCGGCCTCGCGAGCGACGGCTACAAGGGCGCGCTGCGCCTCATGCAATCGAACGGCGGCATCATGCCCGCCGCCGCCGCCGGATCGAACGCGGTGCGCATGCTGTTGTCGGGCCCGGCGGCGGGCGTGCGCGCTGCCATCTGGTTTGCGCGCCGCAACGACATCCAGGACATTCTCACGCTCGACATGGGCGGCACCAGCACCGACGTCGCGGTCGCACCCAAGCTCGAGCCGCGCATCGTGTCCGAGCTTACCGTGGACGGTCTCCCAATCCGCACGACAGCGGTTGACATGGCGACGGTCGGTGCGGGCGGCGGCAGCATCGCGTCCATCGACGCGGGCGGCTTCCTCAACGTCGGCCCGGCCTCGGCGGGCGCGGTGCCCGGTCCGGCTTGCTACGATCGCGGCGGCAAGCTGCCGACGGTGACCGACGCGCAGGTCATCGCAGGCCTGCTGCGGCCGGCACGCTTCTTCGGCGGGCGCATGGCGCTGCGGGCGGACCTCGCCACCGAGGCGCTCGAAAGCCTTCAACTGCCGGGCACCGTCGGTGAAAAGGCCGATGCCATCCTGCGCATGGTCAACAGCAACATGGCCGCTGCGGTGCGTCTGGTGTCCACGTCGCGCGGCATCGATCCGCGCGATTTCACGCTCCTGGCCTATGGCGGCGGCGGGCCGGTGCATGGCGCGATGGTGGCCGACGAGGTCGGCATGGGCCGGGTGCTCATCCCCTGGTCGCCAGGCATCTCCAGCGCGTTCGGCCTGCTGGTCGCCGACCTGATCGTCGATGTGGTCCGCGCGAAGATGGAGCCGCTGTCAGACGTATCGCTCGACGATGAATCGGTCGCGCAGGTCAAGGCCTTGTGCACCGCGGAAGCCGACAAGCTCGACCTCCCGCCCGACAGCTATACCGTCGATGTCGGCGCCGACCTGCGCTACACCGGCCAGGGTTTCGAGATCACCGTATGGAGCGCGCACGGCGCCGCGACGGCCACCCAGCTGCGCGAATTGTTCGAGGCTGAGCATGCCCGCCGCTACGGCTACGCGCGCTCGTCGCTGTCGATGCAGGTCGTGAACCTGCGTGGACGCATCGTGCGCAAGAACGCAGCGCAACTCACCACACCAGTGGCCGCCGCATCCGGCGCCGAACGCGAAATGCAAGACATTGTGTTCGCGGGTGAAACCCGCTCTGCCATCTTCATGCCGCGCGCCGCGCTGGCCCCCGGCCAGAGCATCGCCGGCCCCGCCGTGCTGGAAGAAAACACCTCGACCGTCGTCGTACCTCCTACCTGGACCGCGACCTGTCTGCCGAGCGGCGACCTGATGCTGGAGAAATCCGCATGA
- a CDS encoding Bug family tripartite tricarboxylate transporter substrate binding protein produces MNIDRTRRAILASGASALGSAAIGWPALTSAQDAAFPTKPVTLIVPFPAGGTADVVYRALARSTEPHLGQTIVIENKPGASATLGASTVALGRPDGYQIAVMHSGVLRLQLMQKTNYNALTDLTPIIQISALDVGILVRADSPYKTFKDYLDDARKRPGQVTYGTNGQATSQNLALITLAAQEGITLNHVPYKGDAEATAALLGGFIDAHAGGTILGALVDGGKARWLAVFSDRRMKKWPDVPTLYDLGYKIPVGSPTGLIGPAHMPPVVVKKLHDAFKAGLAEPLTVSTLERNAMDVYYKDGAAFAALIRQSYELEKERVSRAGLLLKS; encoded by the coding sequence ATGAACATCGACAGGACGCGCCGCGCCATTCTCGCTTCCGGAGCCTCAGCCTTGGGCAGCGCCGCCATCGGCTGGCCTGCGCTGACGTCCGCTCAGGATGCTGCGTTTCCGACCAAGCCGGTCACGCTGATCGTGCCGTTCCCAGCAGGCGGCACGGCCGATGTTGTCTACCGGGCCCTCGCCCGATCGACCGAACCTCACTTGGGGCAGACGATCGTGATCGAGAACAAGCCGGGAGCCAGCGCGACCCTGGGCGCATCGACCGTGGCCCTCGGGCGTCCCGATGGCTACCAGATCGCGGTGATGCATTCGGGTGTGCTGCGGCTGCAGTTGATGCAAAAAACGAACTACAACGCACTGACTGATCTCACGCCCATCATCCAGATCAGCGCACTGGACGTCGGCATCCTCGTGCGCGCAGATTCGCCCTACAAGACTTTCAAGGACTACCTGGACGACGCCCGCAAGCGGCCCGGCCAGGTGACGTATGGGACCAACGGGCAGGCGACCTCGCAGAACCTGGCACTGATCACCCTGGCGGCGCAGGAGGGCATCACGCTGAACCACGTTCCATATAAGGGCGATGCCGAAGCCACGGCGGCGTTGCTTGGCGGCTTCATCGACGCGCACGCCGGCGGCACGATCCTGGGCGCTCTGGTGGACGGCGGCAAGGCGCGCTGGCTGGCGGTGTTCTCCGATAGACGCATGAAGAAATGGCCCGATGTGCCGACGCTCTACGACTTGGGCTACAAGATCCCTGTGGGCAGCCCGACCGGACTCATCGGTCCTGCGCACATGCCGCCGGTGGTCGTGAAGAAGCTCCATGACGCTTTCAAGGCAGGCTTGGCCGAGCCGTTGACAGTCTCGACCCTGGAGCGCAACGCCATGGACGTGTACTACAAGGACGGCGCGGCCTTTGCCGCGTTGATCCGGCAGTCCTATGAACTGGAAAAAGAGCGGGTGAGCCGCGCAGGCCTGCTCTTGAAGAGCTGA
- a CDS encoding AtuA-related protein has protein sequence MSETSSLLGQADGDKATGRGSCRFTLADVAHARTGDKGDISSIAVVAWAPELYPLLVEQVTEDALRAHYRHRRLGSVRRYLLPRLNALNIVLEDALDGGVNSALNLDAHGKSFAFFLLTLPVEVPPTLRALLNPPSKSLSDHSQPISPARSLS, from the coding sequence ATGAGCGAAACCAGCAGTTTGCTCGGGCAGGCGGATGGCGACAAAGCCACGGGGCGGGGTTCCTGCAGATTCACCTTGGCCGATGTCGCCCACGCCCGCACAGGCGACAAGGGCGACATCTCCAGCATCGCGGTGGTCGCATGGGCGCCCGAGCTGTACCCGCTGCTCGTGGAACAAGTTACGGAGGACGCCTTGCGCGCGCACTACCGCCACCGGCGATTGGGCAGCGTGCGCCGCTACCTGCTGCCGCGGCTCAATGCGCTGAACATCGTGCTCGAGGACGCGCTGGACGGAGGCGTGAACAGTGCGCTCAACCTTGACGCGCACGGCAAGTCATTCGCATTCTTCCTGCTGACTTTGCCTGTCGAGGTGCCGCCCACGCTCCGAGCCCTGCTCAATCCTCCGAGCAAGTCCCTTTCCGACCATTCCCAGCCTATTTCACCCGCCAGGAGTCTTTCATGA